From Zea mays cultivar B73 chromosome 3, Zm-B73-REFERENCE-NAM-5.0, whole genome shotgun sequence:
GATCGCCATGGACACCTTCCTGCCGTCTGTCTCAGCGCCTGCGCCGCTGCTCAGGCTGCCTTCGAACGTCCGCACGTAGTCCAGGCTGAAGGAGCCCTCCTTGCTcacctcctcctcgatctcccgTGCGCTCGGCGCGTAGAACGGGGCGTCGTAGGCGTCCACCACATCCTGCTCGAGCAGTCCCTGCACCACCACACCATCGTACCTCTTGCCCTAAGCTTCCGTTTTGTTTACGCACGCACGGATCGGATCTATCTGTTGCCACCAGCAGCCGGCAGCTACTGACCACCGAGAGCAAGCGGAACGGCATCATGCAGCTCACCTGGGATACCAGCGCGGCAAGTGACTCTGATAGAAGATCCCATAGTAGGGTCATCTTCACGTCGGTGTAGTCCTCGGTTTCCCGGCAGAGCATTGACAGAACCATGCGGCCGCCGGAGACGACCTCAGCGCCGCGCGACCGGAGGAACAGGTTGAAGTCCTTCTGGAACTGCCGCAGGTAGGCCGCCGGCACGGCGGGAGAGCTCGTGCTTGATATGAACATCTTGCCTTTATTAAGTGGCTTGTTGGTCTCGTCACGAAGGCCTGCAGGAACCTGAGACAGCCAGTGCAGGCTATTGAAGGAGCAAACCAAGTGCACGCTCCGGCAAAGGAACAGCCTCCCGTAGAAGGACCCGGGGACGCCGGACAGGAACACGACGGCCCCAGCGTCGGCCTTGAGCCTGCCGGCGACCTCCGGCGCGCGGGCGAAGACGGTGTTGAAGTCGTTCGAGGCGAGGTCGTTCAGGAGCACCGAGAACTcgggcggcggcgacgacgacgacggcccgCGGCCGCGGCAGGCCTCGCCGACGCCCCTGACGATGGCCTCCACCACGCCGAGCGCGTTGGTCCCCGAGGCGCACCCGAGATCGGCTACCGTGAAGCTCTCCGGCCTGAGTGCCTCGTACACCAGCGTTGCCGAGTCCATCACTAGGCTTCTCAACGTCTCCGTGCTTTTCTTCTGCAGGAGATCGTCGAGCGCGCGTTGTTAACGTGTCCTGCCTGATACCACTGACGATAGGATCGCCAAGAAGACGATGGTGATTATTCAAGTAATATGAAGGTTTCATTCTGTTTGACCTGATGCGAAGAGTTCTGCGCGTAGCTGCTCTCGCCGAGGCCTGACTTCATGTGGAGGACGGCCTCCACGTTCATGGAAGTGTGTTTGTCGGGGCATTGGAGGCCAGAAGCCATTATTTCGCACCTCGGAATAATACTCCGTCAAGCGACGACGACCTTCGACGATAAAATCAATGGGATTAAGAACGTTTTGAAACTTTTAACTGCACTTTATTAAAGTGCAATACTAAATTTTTAAAAGAGGTACGTTATTACATTATCAATTACAGAATCTTGTCGCCATGCTTTCAAAAATTTTGAGCGAACAGGATCGAAGAAGCCCTGTAGGCCGAAATATGAAGCTTCCCTGATCTCCCTTCTAGGCTATAGCAGCTTATTACATGGAAGATTTGAATTCACATAGAAAGCTAGCAGTTTACGCTCGATCGTAGAATTGTGGCTTTATTAAAGTGCAACACTAATGGTGTATTTAGTTTGTGGAGTCATCCAATGCATCATGATGTATCATAATttcattccatcaattttggtggaatcaactcactcctcatgtatatactaattattagtttACGAGGAATgaagtggtgatggatcaactcattatattcaacaaaccaaataaaaatgtgagaagtgagaagaagatggatcatttcattcctcaaaccaaatataCCCTAAATTCTCTAAAAGGGGTACATTATTACATTATCAATTACAGAATCTTGCCGCCGTGCTTTCAAATTTTTTGACCGAACAGGATGAAGCCCTGTACGTAGGCCGAAATATGCAGCTTCCCTGATCTCCCTTCTAGCAGCTTATTACATGGAAGATTTGAATTCGCATAGAAAGCTAGCAGTTTACGCTCGATCGTAGAATTGTGGATTAATTGCCGCTGTTTACAGCATGCAAGCGGCGTAATAAGTTACAATATACAAGCTAAAAACGGATTTCTGATGTGGGGTGTTTCTTAAGGTTTAGATTGGTACTGGTAATAAAATATAATTACTGTAATAACTTGCTACCTAGCAATGGGAAAGAAGATTCTCACTCTAGAACGGCAGCCAGCCGCTATTATGCTATTTTCGATGAATCGTGTAAAATATATGACGTGAGAGTATAGATGATATTTTTTgatattatttatatattttatagATTAAAGTTTGAAATAGGAGATAAGATAGATGAGTTCTTGAAGGTAGCCTTAACGTACTAACGATTAGTCAATGCTGAATCAGCCGGCCTCTGGCAGGTAATTAACGTACATTTTTTTTGCGAGTTGTGTTAGTTGCAAAACGTTGACCATTGGTGAAAAAGAATAATGCGACGTGCAACACTTCGATAACGATCGACCGCCTATACGTTTTTGCCATGTCACATATATACCAAAGAATAAAATGCAGTGCCAAAGAATAAAATGCAGTGACGATCCTGAGCTTAGCACGACGTGTTATTTGGGTCTCCAAGTTTAGAAAACTAGAAAAGTGGGTTATGTAACTCCATCAATTCATGCAAAATCGTCTAAAACTGTGTTTGCTCAAACCGTATACCGACAATACCATATACCACGTTGTAGTCACCTGGGTCCCGAACAACGCATGTTGTATCATTTGGATCATGTGTCCTCAAACTTTTAGTAGTATGCTCCAATATGGTATGACATGTCGGTACCTGTTTTGAGCAAACTTGGTTTTGAACAGTTTGGTATGGGTCGACAAAGTTATATGATCCTTTTTTCTGGTTTTCTGAGTTCGAGGACTCAAATTAAATAACACCACGTGACAAGTTTACGTACGACTATTGTAATTACTCTACAATAAAATAATACTAGTTTAACGCTTGTGCATTGCGACCATACACAATCATATTCCCTTGATATTTATATAAAAAACAATATCAAAGTGAACATACAGTGAACATATCATATATTAAACGATGAGAACAAATATTACAATTTATCTTAGCTAAAATGCTAAGAAGGTATGCGTTGAAAAGAAAGACCATCTTTTTTTTATAGCTCAATCGGCCGCTCGTTCTATTAAGTTAGCGAGACGGTACTATATGGGAGTGTGTTGTGATGCGTGTGGCTTTCCGTGTCATGTTAGGATTAAATGGTTTCTTACCGTCTATCTATGGTATAATAATAGAAAATGTATCAGGTGCAAACTAACACATTGTCACAAATCGTGCAAACCAACACAGAGACAAAGACGGGATGGATATTTTAAGAATATCCAGAATTGAAATGGACACTCGAGACTCGGTCGATAATCTTGTCAACTACAGAACTATACATTATGTTGAGTTTTCATAATTTTGATATGAAAATTGTCTTCATTGAACTTCACACACGAAACAACTAGCCTCTTAATTAAGACAAACGCATCTTTGAAACGATTTATAGAGATCAGCGGCCCCTGCCTATCTATTTGGGTTCCTAGATGGCTTAAAGCCCTGTGTctttaaataaaataaaatatagcGTGTTCTAAAATCGTTTCACGTCAACTCAAATTCAGTAACGACAGATAGCATTTACGGTTTTTTGAAACAAAAGACGATCGAGGAGAGCACTGATATGTGCGTACCTTGAGACCCAGTGTTCCCCAAGCTGCCTTGAATTGAAGCCTGCAGTGCTCCTAGGCGCTGTCGACTATATATCTAGATGTATTTATAGGCCGGCAAACGGAATCGATCGCTACTACACATGGTGTACTGGTACTCTCCCACTTGAATATTAATCTGGTAAATCAACTTGTCCGTCACATGTACATTAACAAATGCTGCATTTCAGATCAAGCCAAAAAAAGAGATCGTCATACGTGTCGTCAAAACAGTGTAGTTCTTTCATTTTTAATACGAATATATTAGAGGGCGTCTATTATTATTGCTCATCCTTTCAAGATTATACGGAAACCGATATATAGTGCTAAAACCATATTGTACGTATAATGACTTAAAATATACAGGCTTTGACTTTCTAAATGAATAATGAGGTAGTACACcggcttttattgtttttaacggAGGGAGTAATCTATACACCTGCTAAACAGAGTGATCTGTCCTTTTGTCTCGATGAGGCCGGGAATCTCTTGTGTATTGATTCCAAGTAGTTGTACTTGTCACCTACTGCTACAAAAAAAAATATATCTACTCATGGCATCAATCATGTTTGAAAAATTACTAGGAAATTACATCGAGCTGATATACAAAGTTTTGGAAGTCACTTTCAGGCTTTCCTCAACAAAATGCACATATGGCCAAAGAAAACACAAGTACTAATGTGACTTTAAAGCACAGTGATCGTCGGACCAGATCACTGTAGGATCTTGTACTGATGTGCATGATGTTGGAGGTCTTACGTcttttgaaggtcctcaaaaacacagtcAACCACTATTTTCTGATACATCTCTAAATATTGCAGGTGCTTCGACAATAGCCACCTTCGGAACAAATCAAGAAAAAGATAAAGACATTTATTAGCTTCGTCATAACAATACGCGAAGACAAAGATAGAAGTCAAACGAAGCCGAAAGAAGGTGTTTACGAGTTTCTGATGTCAAGATGATAGAGATAGAAGACAATAATACTCTTGTGCCATTTGTAAACCATTTTTACAAGCTTTGTAGACATACTTGTAGTTTCATACGAAGCTGTACCTCTCCCTTATAAAAAGATGAACAATGTCATGCATAACCTCACCTTTGGGGGGGGGGAGAAGACTCTCATTTGTTCAGCTTCCGAAGTTATCTTCGAGCTCTCATTCGGGTAAAGGCGAAGGTATGCttgtaattatttatcatattgcCAGGAATGAAATTTGAGATGAATATGCAGAtaagttataagacttgttctttatTATCTCACTTTCCATTCTTGTCAGAGATATATGATTCTTTTTTGTCACCTTCTTCTTTCATATGACCTTCAGAAAGAGGTTAAATGAAGGAAGAAGCGAACAACGTACTAATTTACGTTGTCTTGTTTTTGATATCCCGAATGATTCAAAAACAAGAGACCAACACATGATTATAGGTAGTTTTGGTGATTCAGATTGAAAACTCAATGCCTAGCACTAACATTTATGTTACGATGTGTTAGTTTTTTATATAAAAAATATTAATTCACAATAAATAATCATAAACATTTTTCTTAGATTGACCTTTGTTGCCCTAACTTCTACGAAGCAGACAATAGGTAAAACTTAGGAAGTTGCACTACTATGACAATCTCTATCAGGGGCATGTACAACCCTAAGCCTTTGTATCAGTTTTCCAGGTATAAGAAACAACTAAAAGACTGCATAATACAACCCTGAGCCCCCTAGATCATCAATGTAGTTAATAGACAATATGTATAGAGAGTCGTGTAGAGACAGTTTCTTCACAAAGAGCCTGTCTCTTGTACCTTTTCAGGTAACTGCCTAAAGACCCTCCAAGAGACCCCATATTAAATGAGGTTGTACATGTTAATAATCTGGTAAAGCGCAGCTTACAGTGACCTCTCTCAAATGTTGTCTTGGGCATGCTAATAGTCGTATGCAAGGCGGGGGTCAGGTTTTGGCTGGTCCTCACTGCAGGTGGGCATAATTGACCTCTTGTAATATGTAGTTATGGACTTCACACCTTCGCATGCACATCTCTAATTCAACTCGACAATGGAACACCACGTTTTCCACTGCCAACATGTCGATGTCATTGAGGAGTCGATCATGGATGTAGCTAGTCCTGAGGTATGCATCGGCATGGTTATTGCTTGTCATGGGGGTGTGCCTCGTGGTATACTTTCCATTGGCACCATGATCACATCGGAACCATGGAAGTTCACTTCTCATGTATTGACCATGTATCACTCCTGAAGAGGGGTGAGATCGTCTTCAATATTTCCTTCTCTCAAGACGTAGATGACCATGTAGTCTACATACTCATCTAGGTCGATGGAATTAGTCACTCTCTCATTCAGATTGAATGTTATAGGATCTGTGTTGTATGCTGTGAGCTCGACATTTGTTGGTGTCTTGTCACCCGCGTCTCCATTGTTAAAACTATAGATGCTTGCCATTAGGACAATTTAATATGGATCATTGTTGCATGGTCCCTCTAGGAACTCCTTGGCTGTGAGAGAGTTGAGATCTGGGGTGGTCATCATAGATTAAAGGAGCCAATTGAGGTAAGTGGTTGCAGCATCTTTGACTCTGATTGGAAAATCGACGATAATGCAATAGGGTAGTGGTGTTGGATCCATATCTTCAATCCAACATGGATCCACTATTAGTGGTGGCGGATCCATATCTTGAACCCATGGATCCACTAGAAGCACGAGGAACTTGTTGAGAATGAACACTTGGTTAAACTTGGTgaaggctgaaagggaaatagggtaaaaccttttcctaaatgattttggtggtt
This genomic window contains:
- the LOC103649702 gene encoding salicylate carboxymethyltransferase isoform X2 — protein: MASGLQCPDKHTSMNVEAVLHMKSGLGESSYAQNSSHQKKSTETLRSLVMDSATLVYEALRPESFTVADLGCASGTNALGVVEAIVRGVGEACRGRGPSSSSPPPEFSVLLNDLASNDFNTVFARAPEVAGRLKADAGAVVFLSGVPGSFYGRLFLCRSVHLVCSFNSLHWLSQVPAGLRDETNKPLNKGKMFISSTSSPAVPAAYLRQFQKDFNLFLRSRGAEVVSGGRMVLSMLCRETEDYTDVKMTLLWDLLSESLAALVSQVSCMMPFRLLSVVSSCRLLVATDRSDPCVRKQNGSLGQEVRWCGGAGTARAGCGGRLRRPVLRAERTGDRGGGEQGRLLQPGLRADVRRQPEQRRRR
- the LOC103649702 gene encoding salicylate carboxymethyltransferase isoform X1; amino-acid sequence: MASGLQCPDKHTSMNVEAVLHMKSGLGESSYAQNSSHQKKSTETLRSLVMDSATLVYEALRPESFTVADLGCASGTNALGVVEAIVRGVGEACRGRGPSSSSPPPEFSVLLNDLASNDFNTVFARAPEVAGRLKADAGAVVFLSGVPGSFYGRLFLCRSVHLVCSFNSLHWLSQVPAGLRDETNKPLNKGKMFISSTSSPAVPAAYLRQFQKDFNLFLRSRGAEVVSGGRMVLSMLCRETEDYTDVKMTLLWDLLSESLAALVSQGLLEQDVVDAYDAPFYAPSAREIEEEVSKEGSFSLDYVRTFEGSLSSGAGAETDGRKVSMAIRAIQESMLTHHFGAAIIDALFHKYTELVTESMHKGEVKSVQIGAVLVRI